One window of the Populus nigra chromosome 4, ddPopNigr1.1, whole genome shotgun sequence genome contains the following:
- the LOC133690501 gene encoding uncharacterized protein LOC133690501 yields the protein MAIEADDSFKKPGAVPFKWEIRPGVPKIQQKQLQEKQQKKPPTLPSPPPPFSHRQQKKELSPPTLPSTSPPFSHLSPSTTPLVQKQKLKPPPAGSIFLPPSQPCARSFHSVPRSLSERWRFEQPVRVRPECVSAGCFPSPLLRRKQSKRRTAFSIAKPGSEPDYTSDLDTLSRWSISSRKSLSSFRDSPASSFSSYQSSPRPVSDAEWAGFGLF from the coding sequence ATGGCAATAGAAGCAGACGATTCTTTCAAGAAACCTGGAGCTGTTCCATTTAAATGGGAGATCCGACCTGGTGTCCCAAAGatccaacaaaaacaattacaggaAAAACAGCAAAAGAAACCCCCGACATtgccatcaccaccaccacctttcAGTCATCGTCAGCAAAAGAAAGAACTATCACCTCCGACATTGCCATCAACATCACCACCTTTCAGTCATCTTAGTCCTTCGACAACTCCTCTAGTACAAAAGCAAAAGCTTAAGCCTCCACCAGCTGGATCCATTTTCCTCCCTCCATCTCAGCCCTGTGCCCGATCATTTCACTCTGTTCCGCGTAGCTTGTCTGAGCGTTGGAGGTTCGAGCAACCAGTCCGTGTCCGACCTGAATGTGTTTCAGCTGGGTGTTTCCCATCACCTCTATTAAGGAGAAAACAAAGCAAGAGGAGGACCGCCTTCAGCATAGCCAAACCTGGATCAGAACCTGATTATACCTCTGACCTTGACACGCTCTCTCGGTGGTCCATTTCAAGCAGGAAGTCACTTTCGTCATTCCGTGACTCACCAGCGTCCTCATTTTCATCATATCAGTCATCACCTCGACCTGTGAGTGATGCCGAGTGGGCTGGGTTTGGACTTTTTTGA
- the LOC133690927 gene encoding metal transporter Nramp6.1 — MAGIQQQELVNDTLPASWDGSSKQTAAVNVEGHPRPCIDHELKDPSHQKSGWRKFLSYVGPGFLVSLAYLDPGNLETDLQAGANHKYELLWVVLVGLIFALTIQSLAANLGVSTGKHLSELCRAEYPRHVKYCLWLLAEIAVMAADIPEVIGTAFALNILFNIPVWSGVLCTGCSTLLLLGLQKYGVRKLELLIAVLVFVMAACFFGEMRYVKPPATDVLKGMFIPKLSGQGSTGDAIALLGALVMPHNLFLHSALVLSRKTPNSVRGINDACRYFLIESGLALFVAFLINLAVISVSGTVCSAQNLSSENADRCGDLTLNSASFLLQNVLGKSSSKIYAIAVLASGQSSTITGTYAGQYIMEGFLELRMRKWIRNIVTRCIAITPSLIVSIIGGSSGAGRLIIIASMILSFELPFALIPLLKFSSSTTKMGPHKNSIHIIVLSWILGLGIIGINIYYLSTGFVGWLIDNNLPKVANVFIGIILFPLMAVYILAVIFLTFRKDTVVTFMEPNKNDPQQQTNMENGLAKSTEGPVMVDRAPYREDLADIPLPE; from the exons atggcagGCATTCAGCAGCAAGAGCTAGTAAATGATACATTGCCAGCATCATGGGATGGATCAAGCAAACAAACAGCAGCTGTTAATGTGGAGGGGCATCCTCGACCTTGTATTGATCATGAACTTAAAGACCCAAGTCACCAG AAATCTGGATGGAGGAAGTTTCTATCATATGTAGGACCTGGTTTCCTCGTTTCATTGGCTTATCTTGACCCTGGAAATT TGGAGACTGATCTGCAAGCAGGAGCTAATCACAAATATGAG CTGCTATGGGTAGTGCTTGTCGGATTGATCTTTGCTCTCACAATCCAATCACTAGCTGCAAACCTTGGTGTCAGCACCG GAAAGCACCTGTCGGAGCTATGCAGAGCTGAGTACCCACGACATGTCAAGTATTGCCTGTGGTTGCTAGCAGAGATAGCTGTCATGGCTGCCGATATCCCCGAAG TGATTGGGACAGCTTTTGCCCTAAACATATTGTTTAATATCCCAGTATGGTCTGGAGTTCTATGCACTGGTTGTAGCACTCTGCTACTCCTCGGCCTGCAGAAATATGGT GTGAGGAAGCTAGAGTTGTTAATAGCAGTGCTCGTGTTTGTTATGGCAGCATGTTTCTTTGGAGAAATGAGATATGTAAAGCCTCCTGCGACTGATGTGCTTAAGGGCATGTTTATCCCCAAGCTGTCAGGCCAAGGATCCACTGGCGATGCCATTGCCCTACTCGGTGCCCTTGTCATGCC GCACAATCTCTTTCTCCACTCTGCCCTTGTTCTGTCTAGGAAAACACCAAACTCTGTCCGTGGCATTAAC GATGCTTGTCGCTATTTCCTGATAGAGAGTGGGCTCGCGCTGTTTGTAGCATTTTTAATCAATCTCGCAGTCATCTCCGTATCTGGGACTGTTTGCTCAGCTCAAAATCTATCATCTGAAAATGCAGATCGATGTGGAGATCTCACCCTTAACTCTGCTTCCTTCCTTCTTCAG AATGTGTTGGGAAAATCAAGCTCAAAAATTTATGCCATTGCTGTATTAGCTTCAGGGCAGAGCTCCACTATCACGGGCACTTACGCAGGACAATACATCATGGAG GGTTTCTTGGAACTTAGGATGAGAAAATGGATTAGGAACATAGTGACTAGATGCATTGCCATCACACCTAGTCTTATTGTCTCCATTATCGGTGGATCGTCAGGCGCGGGTCGACTCATCATCATTGCATCG ATGATTCTTTCTTTTGAACTGCCGTTCGCTCTCATCCCACTTCTTAAATTCAGTAGCAGCACCACCAAGATGGGGCCACACAAGAACTCAATCCAT ATTATAGTGTTATCATGGATTTTGGGTCTGGGAATTATTGGCATCAACATTTATTATCTAAGCACGGGCTTTGTGGGTTGGCTAATTGACAACAATCTACCAAAAGTAGCGAACGTTTTCATTGGAATAATACTATTTCCTCTAATGGCAGTCTATATCCTTGCAGTAATCTTTTTAACCTTCAGAAAGGACACTGTGGTGACTTTTATGGAGCCAAATAAGAATGACCCCCAGCAACAAACTAACATGGAGAACGGACTAGCCAAATCTACCGAGGGCCCGGTGATGGTGGATCGTGCACCATATAGAGAGGATTTAGCTGATATCCCTCTGCCAGAATAG
- the LOC133691592 gene encoding pentatricopeptide repeat-containing protein At1g77405 yields the protein MNPSKPLTNRNQTCLVINQVLSIMIQNRPFDTKLASSTTNPNLLTIDSVSDILRSIPRFFFLSPRSIGRQNTARHRSPLKQRNLKEETHKSRHNVLVLGPAAYRDPKRVALGVNKAVEFFFWLENHFSFKHTEITCREMAVVLARGSKLDELWHFLKEMAQREHGNCLGLVSVSTVTCLIKVLGEEGLVHQALALFYRLKQYHLKPDVYAYNTLIYALCRVGNFKRARFLLEQMELPGFRCPPDIYTYTILISSCCRYGLQTGCRKAIRRRIWEANRLFRIMLFKGFVPDVVTYNCLINGCCKTNRIERALELFEDMNKRGCVPNRVTYNSFIRYFSVVNEIDKAVEMLRRMQKMNHGLATTSSYTPIIHALCEAGRVLEGRDFLVELVDGGLIPREYTYRLVCDALKSVREGSSLGGEFDKRIKDGIEDRYRKVKKVKPIMACKMML from the coding sequence ATGAATCCATCAAAACCTCTAACAAACCGAAACCAAACTTGTCTTGTAATAAACCAAGTCCTCTCGATAATGATACAAAACCGCCCATTCGACACCAAACTCgcatcatcaacaacaaaccCAAATTTACTAACCATCGATTCAGTCTCTGATATTCTCCGATCAATACCCagattcttctttctttctccacGTTCCATTGGCCGCCAAAACACAGCCCGCCATCGCTCTCCATTAAAACAACGTAACCTCAAAGAAGAAACCCATAAATCCCGCCACAATGTTCTCGTTCTTGGCCCAGCTGCTTATAGAGACCCCAAAAGGGTCGCTTTAGGTGTTAACAAAGCAGTTGAGTTCTTTTTTTGGCTTGAAAATCACTTTAGTTTCAAACACACTGAGATTACATGTAGAGAGATGGCCGTTGTGTTGGCAAGAGGGAGTAAATTGGATGAATTATGGCACTTTCTAAAAGAAATGGCTCAAAGAGAGCATGGGAATTGTTTAGGCCTTGTTAGTGTCAGTACCGTTACCTGTTTGATAAAAGTCCTAGGAGAGGAAGGTTTGGTTCATCAAGCATTGGCGTTGTTTTATAGATTGAAGCAATATCATTTAAAACCGGATGTTTATGCGTATAATACCCTTATTTATGCGCTTTGTCGAGTTGGGAATTTTAAAAGGGCAAGATTTTTGTTGGAACAAATGGAGTTACCGGGATTTAGATGCCCGCCAGATATTTATACTTATACTATATTGATTAGTTCTTGTTGTAGGTATGGTTTGCAAACTGGGTGTAGAAAGGCGATACGGCGGAGGATATGGGAGGCTAATCGTTTGTTTAGGATCATGTTGTTCAAAGGTTTTGTTCCTGATGTTGTTACCTATAATTGTTTGATAAATGGATGTTGTAAGACAAATAGGATTGAGAGGGCTCTTGAGCTTTTTGAGGATATGAATAAAAGGGGTTGTGTGCCGAACCGAGTTACTTATAATTCTTTCATCAGGTATTTTAGCGTGGTGAATGAGATTGATAAGGCTGTTGAGATGTTAAGGAGGATGCAGAAGATGAATCATGGTTTGGCAACTACGAGTTCATATACTCCAATTATTCATGCTTTGTGTGAAGCAGGAAGGGTGCTAGAGGGTCGAGATTTTCTTGTTGAGTTGGTTGATGGGGGTTTGATACCGAGAGAGTATACATATAGGTTGGTTTGTGATGCATTGAAGTCAGTGAGAGAGGGCAGTTCACTAGGTGGGGAATTTGATAAGAGAATTAAAGATGGTATAGAGGATAGATATAGAAAAGTGAAGAAAGTGAAACCAATAATGGCATGTAAGATGATGTTGTAG